The Coffea arabica cultivar ET-39 chromosome 4e, Coffea Arabica ET-39 HiFi, whole genome shotgun sequence genome includes a window with the following:
- the LOC113741446 gene encoding uncharacterized protein has protein sequence MVAISAVYKGNLHKVPTDVPRKWLMPSRQISLKDFKTLLRRRSRASLSRLPQLSPTPNPNPDPNFRSAAHDNSNDNNNDSDNEMVNNNDKNACAEIIIAQTKEAPNDKEEEEDDDEDEIRVEQEGLVGDQIGSGASETLVLSDEVALEKNDLNAAAAVEQGQQQHEVTEQEDEKKNEQQQEEVPLLLNPTAPQTTSKEDEESDKYKRKKEVEEKLKILKEKKHGLVQVLKQIQNAEEELKRRSSGQGMAVCPSVPLQVDIPTDTGSMTRLNTPRVGSDGTLGGEVDGGENDGMLNHNPDARHLLHMSSSSPSPSSDSQPKKPAYNVVPNPARASLGVSSPSRFAPTGQQGPTSNLPTVSVSGTNYVASSPSPAASGGTSVFRESRVPSPWN, from the exons ATGGTGGCGATATCGGCGGTGTACAAAGGGAACCTCCACAAGGTTCCCACCGACGTCCCTCGCAAATGGCTCATGCCTTCCCGCCAAATCTCCCTTAAAGACTTCAAAACCCTTCTCCGACGTCGTTCCCGCGCCTCCCTCTCCCGCCTCCCCCAATTGTCTCCGacccctaaccctaaccctgacCCTAATTTCAGAAGTGCTGCTCATGACAAtagtaatgataataataatgacAGCGACAATGAAATGGTTAATAATAACGATAAAAATGCTTGCGCTGAGATTATTATAGCTCAAACGAAGGAGGCGCCTAATGataaagaggaggaggaggacgaCGACGAAGATGAGATCAGGGTTGAACAAGAAGGGTTAGTAGGTGATCAAATCGGATCTGGCGCATCTGAAACGCTAGTATTATCTGATGAGGTTGCCCTGGAGAAAAATGACCTgaatgctgctgctgctgtggAACAGGGGCAGCAGCAGCATGAGGTCACAGAACAAGAGGACGAGAAGAAGAATGAGCAGCAGCAGGAGGAGGTACCACTGCTGCTCAACCCTACCGCACCTCAG ACAACCAGCAAAGAGGATGAAGAAAGTGataaatacaaaagaaagaaggaggTTGAGGAGAAACtaaagattttgaaagaaaaaaagcatGGTCTGGTGCAGGTGCTAAAACAG ATCCAAAATGCAGAAGAAGAACTTAAGAGGCGAAGCAGTGGACAGGGCATGGCGGTTTGTCCATCTGTTCCACTTCAAGTAGACATTCCAACTGATACTGGGTCAATGACTAGGCTTAACACTCCTAGAGTTGGCTCAGATGGAACCCTTGGCGGTGAGGTGGACGGAGGGGAAAATGATGGCATGTTGAACCATAATCCCGATGCTCGCCATTTGCTTCATATGAGCAGCAGCTCCCCTTCCCCTTCTTCAGATTCTCAACCCAAGAAGCCTGCTTATAATGTG GTTCCAAACCCTGCAAGAGCCAGTTTAGGGGTCTCCAGTCCATCACGCTTTGCGCCAACCGGTCAGCAGGGACCGACTTCAAACTTGCCAACCGTTTCGGTATCAGGGACCAATTATGTTGCCTCCTCTCCCTCTCCTGCTGCATCGGGCGGAACGTCAGTTTTTAGAGAGAGTAGGGTCCCAAGTCCGTGGAATTAG